A genomic window from Bacillus rossius redtenbacheri isolate Brsri chromosome 7, Brsri_v3, whole genome shotgun sequence includes:
- the LOC134534043 gene encoding cytochrome c oxidase assembly protein COX11, mitochondrial, with protein MWLSSCWLNRLSSALTKQGSSLRGFQLHTSSQKWGQSPGGSAKKGARSTVYYVAATAVLTVGLSYAAVPLYSIFCQAYSYGGTTSVGHDADKVESMTKRKDRLITVRFNADRSASMRWNFKPMQTEIKVTPGETALAFYTAENPTDLPVIGISTYNVIPFEAGQYFNKIQCFCFEEQLLNPAEQVDMPVFFYIDPEFAEDPKMESVDDIMLSYTFFEAKEGLKLPVPSFARH; from the exons ATGTGGCTCTCGAGCTGTTGGCTGAATCGCCTGTCGTCCGCGCTGACGAAGCAAGGCTCGTCCCTGCGGGGGTTCCAGCTCCACACCAGCTCGCAGAAGTGGGGGCAGAGCCCGGGAGGCAGTGCGAAGAAAGGGGCTCGCTCCACGGTGTACTACGTTGCGGCCACGGCCGTGCTGACGGTCGGGCTCAGCTACGCTGCGGTCCCCCTCTACAGCATCTTCTGCCAG GCGTACAGCTATGGGGGCACTACGAGTGTGGGGCACGACGCCGACAAAGTGGAGTCGATGACCAAGAGGAAGGACAGGCTCATCACCGTCAGGTTCAACGCCGACCGGTCCGCCAGCATGCGCTGGAACTTCAAGCCCATGCAGACGGAGATAAAG GTGACCCCAGGAGAGACGGCGCTGGCGTTCTACACAGCAGAGAATCCGACGGACCTGCCGGTCATAGGCATCAGCACGTACAACGTAATTCCCTTTGAGGCGGGCCAGTACTTCAACAAGATACAGTGCTTTTGCTTCGAAGAGCAGCTCCTGAACCCAGCAGAGCAG GTAGATATGCCAGTGTTCTTTTACATCGATCCTGAATTTGCAGAGGATCCAAAGATGGAGTCAGTGGATGACATCATGCTCTCGTACACTTTCTTTGAGGCGAAGGAAGGGTTGAAGCTGCCGGTCCCTTCGTTTGCGAGACACTGA